In a genomic window of Helianthus annuus cultivar XRQ/B chromosome 10, HanXRQr2.0-SUNRISE, whole genome shotgun sequence:
- the LOC110884135 gene encoding probable aspartic proteinase GIP2: MASTTVKLLIFSLFLIISLSSAQPSFRPAALVVPVRKDAATSQYVTRINQRTPLVPENLVVDLGGRFLWVDCDNNYVSSTYRPARCRSAQCSLAGANGCGDCFGPARPGCNNNTCGVSPDNPITRTATSGELATDLVQVRSTDGSNPGRPVNVSQFLFSCAPTFLLQGLASGVSGMAGLGRTRIGLPTQLAAAFSFDRKFAICLSSSTNSDGVIFFGDGPYRFLPNIDVSQSLSTTRLFINPVSTASSSTQGEPSAEYFIGVSSIRVDNKSIPLNTSLLSIDNEGNGGTKISTVNPYMVLETSIYSSLTTTYIREAAARNITRVASVAPFDVCFSTANVFSTRVGPSVPSIELVLQNENTVWMIMGSNSMVQVNDNVLCLAVINGGSNPRTSVVIGGYQLENNLLQFDIATSTLGFSSTLLGRQTTCANFNFTMNA, encoded by the coding sequence ATGGCTTCAACCACCGTTAAACTTCTCATCTTCTCCCTTTTTCTCATTATATCTCTCTCGTCTGCTCAACCGTCGTTCCGGCCAGCCGCACTGGTGGTTCCGGTCAGAAAAGACGCTGCCACCAGCCAATATGTCACTCGTATCAACCAAAGGACACCCTTAGTGCCGGAAAACCTGGTGGTGGATCTCGGTGGCCGGTTTTTATGGGTGGATTGTGATAATAACTATGTTTCTTCAACTTACCGGCCAGCTAGGTGCCGGTCGGCCCAATGCTCGTTGGCCGGAGCCAACGGGTGTGGGGATTGTTTCGGCCCGGCTAGACCGGGCTGCAATAATAACACATGTGGTGTGTCTCCCGATAACCCTATTACTAGGACGGCTACTAGTGGTGAGCTGGCCACGGACCTGGTTCAGGTCCGGTCCACTGATGGGTCGAATCCTGGTCGACCAGTCAATGTTTCTCAGTTTTTGTTTTCTTGTGCACCCACTTTCTTGTTGCAAGGACTTGCAAGTGGGGTGTCTGGAATGGCCGGGCTAGGTCGGACCAGAATTGGGCTTCCGACCCAGCTCGCTGCTGCTTTTAGCTTTGACCGAAAATTTGCAATATGTTTGTCGTCATCGACAAACTCGGATGGTGTTATATTCTTCGGGGATGGCCCATACCGCTTCCTTCCAAATATTGATGTTTCGCAATCTCTGAGCACCACCCGACTTTTTATCAATCCTGTGAGCACTGCTTCATCGTCTACACAAGGCGAGCCGTCGGCCGAGTATTTTATAGGGGTGAGCTCAATTAGGGTTGACAATAAGTCCATACCGTTAAACACTTCTTTGTTGTCAATCGACAACGAAGGTAATGGTGGGACCAAAATCAGCACTGTGAATCCTTACATGGTCCTCGAGACCTCAATCTATAGTTCACTGACTACAACCTACATTAGAGAGGCCGCAGCCAGGAACATTACTAGAGTTGCATCTGTGGCCCCTTTTGACGTGTGCTTCAGCACTGCAAATGTATTTAGCACACGTGTGGGGCCCTCAGTTCCATCTATTGAGTTGGTGCTTCAAAACGAGAATACCGTATGGATGATAATGGGTTCAAACTCTATGGTACAAGTAAATGATAACGTGTTATGTCTTGCGGTCATTAACGGGGGATCGAATCCGAGGACGTCGGTTGTGATCGGCGGGTATCAACTAGAGAACAATCTTCTTCAATTCGATATTGCTACTTCAACCCTAGGGTTCAGCTCGACTCTCTTGGGTAGGCAAACTACTTGTGCCAACTTCAACTTTACAATGAATGCCTAG
- the LOC110884137 gene encoding transcription factor LRL2, with amino-acid sequence MDGHIYQYSSDSQLPPSDIQGTHGYVPYLAENTFSQQHLVKLEDHASYSLPQWTGYQHLAPNYVDYLLGNDKGIPYGSTEIGCSFPPKEYFLSMDAHQAELHPYQVPNEVVQHQPNMSASTSKIPTKSRKTCSRKKAYESDRRRRTRISAALDALGHLLPQSKEGSKANVIDDCIDYIKYLQLHMRELSQNRLREPTSNYLLYLEGCGAYLVHENTATGPLQDMLGKLLDENPSEVTKLLESRDLFMMPTAPN; translated from the exons ATGGATGGACATATATATCAATATAGTTCTGATTCACAGTTGCCACCATCTGATATACAAGGAACTCACGGTTATGTTCCGTATTTAGCGGAGAATACCTTTTCTCAACAGCATTTGGTAAAACTAGAAGATCATGCTAGCTATTCTCTTCCTCAGTGGACCGGATACCAGCATTTGGCTCCCAATTATGTTGATTATCTGTTAGGAAACGATAAAGGAATTCCATACGGAAGCACCGAGATTGGATGCAGTTTTCCGCCTAAAGAATATTTTCTCAGCATGGATGCCCATCAGGCAGAGCTACATCCATAT CAAGTACCGAATGAAGTTGTTCAACACCAACCAAATATGTCAGCATCAACCTCAAAAATCCCAACCAAATCACGCAAGACATGTTCGAGAAAGAAGGCCTATGAATCAGATCGT CGTCGAAGAACAAGGATTTCAGCAGCACTAGATGCACTGGGCCATTTGCTTCCGCAGTCTAAGGAG GGAAGTAAAGCAAATGTGATTGATGATTGCATAGACTATATAAAGTATTTGCAGCTTCACATGAGG GAATTGAGTCAGAACAGATTGAGGGAACCGACTTCTAATTACTTGTTGTATCTTGAG GGATGTGGCGCTTACCTTGTTCATGAAAACACGGCTACTGGACCGTTACAAGACATGTTGGGAAAGTTGTTGGATGAGAATCCGTCCGAAGTTACCAAGTTATTAGAAAGTCGAGATCTTTTCATGATGCCTACTGCTCCTAATTGA